The DNA sequence CCGGCCGCCTTCGCTGCACACAACGAGTCCCGTAAAAACTACGCCGCCATCGCCGACGACTATTACGACGAATTGATCGATGGACAACATACCGTCGACGTGTTACTCGGCGGCGGCAAAAAATACTTTAAGCGGAAGGACCGCAACTTGGTCAAACAATTTCGCAACGACGGTTACAATTTCGTAACGAACCGCGAGCAGCTACTGAATAGCTCTAGCAATAAAGTGCTCGGTCTCTTTGCTGACGAAGGGTTGCCAAAAGCGATTGACCGCGGGAAAAAAATTCCCTCCCTCGAGGAAATGACAAACGCCGCACTAAAGCAACTGAACAAAAACGAGAACGGCTTTTTCCTCATGGTCGAAGGCAGTCAAATTGATTGGGCCGGACACAGCAACGACGTCGTCGGCGTCATGAGTGAAATGAAAGATTTTGAACAGGCCTTTCAAGCGGCAATCGATTTTGCCAAAAAGGACAAGCATACACTCGTCATTGCGACGGCCGACCACGAAACGGGCGGACTCAGTATCGGTAGTGACGGCGCCTACGTGTGGAATCCCGAACCGATTAAGCAAGTAAAACGCACCCCGGAGTTTATGGCTCAAAAAATAATGAGCGGCGAAGATGTTGCCGCCGTGTTAACGAAACATATCCGTTTCCGCTTGTCCGATGAAGAAATACAAGCTGTACAAAAAGCAGCGGATGGCGGGAAAGAAGCGGCAGTGGCTAAAACAATTTCGGAAATGATTGACAGCCGCACCTACACCGGATGGACAACCGGTGGCCATACAGGGGTCGATGTCCCCGTTTACGCCTACGGTCCGGGTAGCGAACGGTTTGCCGGCCTCATCGACAATACGGACATTGGTAAGGAGATTTTTAGTGTGATTGATAAAAATGGTCGGAGGAAGTAGCGTTTGGTGTATGCTGTGTATATGATCCATCCCGTGTATGACGATTAATAATATTTACGGTCGAGGGTAGTCATGGAACGACCCTCGACCGAACAGAAAGGTACCACCTATTTAGCATCAATGATCCAAACCTTCTCGATACGCGAGAGAAGGTTATGCAAATACTTAAAAGGGAAACTTGTAGCGCCCTCCTTGTCCGAGACCGAATATGACCGGAGTAAATATGTACAAATATGGAAAAGGGCAGCATGTATACGACCCATGCACCGCCCCTACTATAAACGGCTAACGTTGCGCATCATTTATTAGCGGGACTTCTCCTCATACTCCTTCTTTAATGGTGGGAACCCCTCTTCAGAAGCGATACCTCCCACCCGATAGTTATTATTGACACTCGCCGAAAATCCTCCTTTACCGTTTACAATTCCATCAACCATTAGTCCCGACACTGGACTCCTACTAACATCGGTGAACTCGATCGTTTCTACCCCCTCGTATTTTTTTCGAATATGTTTCTCCACACTCTCCTTAGCTTTCCGGGCGACTTCTTCATCAACTGAATTAATGCTCGTCACAAAATAGCCGCCAAGGATTATTAGTGCAATTAGAGAAACCGCTGTCATCACTCTTCCCATGAATACCCTCCTTGTCCGACACCTAATATATCCGGCGTGGAAAATATATACAAATATAGAAAAGTGCAGCATGTATACCGCCCATGCACCGCCCCTACTGTAAACGGCTAAAATTCCGCATCATTTTTAGCGGGACTTCTCCTCATACTCTTTCTTTAATGGTGGGAACCCCTCTTCAGAGCCGATACTTCCTACTCGATAGTTATTATTGACACTCGCCGAAAATCCCCCTTTACCGTTTACAATTCCACGAACCATTAGTCCCGACACTGGACTCTTGGTAACATCTGTGAACTCGATCGTTTCTACCCCTTCATATTCTTCTCTAATAACCTTCTCCACACTTTCCTTAGCCTTCCGGGCGACTTCTTCATCAACTGAATTAATGCTCTTCACAAAATAACCCCCTAGTATTATAATAGATACTAATAGTGACGTTACAGCTATTTTTCGCAAGGTTCCAACCCCCTTTTCCCAATCATACCAAAAAGGAGGATGGGTGACTATGGGTACAACGATTAAAGAGCAAGAGGCAGTTGAGATTGCTAAGGAGTCATACGAGGACAATAAAACAAAATTCGAGGTAAAAATGAATGACGGTTCAAGTACCATCTGGAAAGTCATCGAAGAAGTCAAAGACCTGGAAACAGGTCTTCACATGTACGTCATCCAGAACCCTAAAACGAAAGAAGTCGTCATTAGCTTTGAAGGAACAGAACTAAAAAAAGGCATTAGACAAGCCGCTAACGACTTAAGGGAAGATGTAAACGGCATCTTTCTCGGCCAACCCGCATACACCGAAAAAGAGATTAACATAGGTAAGGATGGGGATCTTGAACACAACAAACGCCTCAAAGAGCTATTAAAAGATCCTAGGGTAAAATTGAAAGACGGGCAACTTATTTATGAAAACAAAAACCAATTCACGGCGTTTGAAGACGTTGTCAATAAGTACATCAAAAAGTACGGCGCTGATAATGTCACCTTTGTTGGGCATTCGTTAGGCGGAGCCTTGGCACAGATTTACGCCGTTAAACACCATGCAAATGCCATCGTTTTTGCCTCGGCTGACGCATACCAATTGTTGACAGATGAAGAGAAAAAGAAAGTGAGGGACGGTGTTTATCGCGATAAAATCATTGCGTATACATACCCTGATGACGCGATAGGTAATTCTTTCTCAAAAGCGATCGGCTCCGTCTACTATATGGCTGATCCGCGCGAGTTCAAATGGAAATGGATTTCTAGTCACTTTATTTCCAATTACGACGATGACGGTCTGTACGATGACGAAGGGTATTTTCTTCCCAAAGTCTTGTTTGACGGGGTTACAGGAGGAGCAATATCGAAGTCCCCATTAGCGCTTAAAAACAGTGGACAAAGCAACTTTGCGATCCTTTTGCAAACCGAAATTATGCGGAAGTATGCGGAAGCAATGAACGAAAGCTTGCAACAAGTGACAAACAGTTGGGAAGGGTTCAAGCGTTTCCCAAGTGTCCACGATGATGCAGTTAAGTCGATAAGAAGCAAGTATAACAGCTTAGTAGGAACGGGTGATTTTGATAAGTTGACCTCAGCTGACGTCGACAAGGCCCTCAAGTGGCTTTCGCTTTCTTCCGACGGGAAAGATCAGTTGTTTTACTACCAATTTCTGTACGACGACGTCTTGAAACAGCTGAACGACTTAGTCAATGACACTGCTGAAATTTCTTACCACATGACAGAAATAGCGGACAAATTCGAGGAAATCGACCGCATACTAGCAGAATGGTTCAATTTGAAACAATGAAGGAGGGGACAAGTTGGCACCGAGTTTTTACGAGCAAGAGTACGAGAATTACTTGAAGAGTGATAAAGGAAAGAGGGAGCTTCAACAGCTGCAACTAAAAGACCTCATGCGCAAGGATATAGAGGCAGAGATTGAGTTTCTTCAAGCGTACATTACCCACAACAATCTAACGTCATACCTGTTGGAAAAGCACAGAGAGGCCTTTAAAGGAATTCGATTCAGATTAGATGGGGAAGCACTTCTTGCCCTTACAGAGCGTTTAGTCGAACACATAGAAGCACTTGAACTCCTCGAACATCGTTTTGAAGAATTCCATTCAAAAATAAAAACGAGCTAACGAAAATAGCTAGGTCTTATTGGCTAACCGATTAGCGAAAAATATAAAGGACCGGTGCAACTTTATTCCCGACGAACTTCTCAGCACCGCTAACACCAGTCCTTCCATTTCCTTCCCGCATGGCCACGCCTTTGCAAATCCATTCCATCATCCTGCGGTCGTTTAACCCTACACACAATTGCCGGACGCGCAGTCTGACTTACAAACGTTTAAAGCGAACCTATTTTAACAACCCTCACACGTCACCCGTTCACAATTTCTACCTTCACCCGCTTCTGCAAATCGGCCAATTTCTCGACTGCGACACATCCCGCTTGCCTTTCCTCCGCATTGGCTGCAGCGGCAGCCGTCGCGAGTACGATCGTGTCCTCACTCGATAAACCGCGCGCCAAACCTGCGGCCATGCCCGCGACAAACGTATCACCGCACCCGACCGGATTAACTAATTCAACCTTCGGCGGCGTCACCTTGTAACACGTCCCTTCGTAAGAAACGAGCGACCCTTCGCTACCGAGAGAAACGGCGACGAGCGGAATGCCTGTGGCATGCCAGCGGTGCATCGCGTCGCGGATCTCCTCGATCCCAAGCGTATGCGCCTCCTTCCCGAGAAGGACAGCCAATTCACTTTCGTTCGGTTTTACCATAAACGGTTTTGCCGCCAACACTTTTGCCAACGGTTCGCCACTCGTGTCGACGATCGCCTTCGCGCCCCGCTGTTGTACGACTTGCACGAGTTCCGCGTATGCCCCACTGTCCACACCGGCGGGCAAACTACCGGAAAAGACGACGTACTCACTATCGCCCGCCAGTTGTGCCACCGTTTCTTTCAAACGTTCCCAGTCGGCGGCACCGATCGACGGCCCAGCTTCTAGCACTTCCGTCTGTATGCCCGCTGTCTCGTCGATCAAATTGAGACAGAGCCGCGATTCCCCAGCTACAGTCACGAATTGGTGGCGAATGCCGCGCGCTTCTAACAACGCGAGTATATGCTCTCCGCTGTGCCCGCCGACAAAACCGGTCGCCACCGATTCTAACCCGAGTCGATGCAACACTTTGGCCACATTAATCCCTTTACCGCCAGGTTCACTGATCATTTTTTGCACGCGGTGCACACCGCTAAGTGCGAAGTCGTTCAAAAAGTACGTTTTGTCGATGGCCGCATTTAACGTAACGGTTGTAATCAACGTGATGTCTACCCCCCTAAAATAATCGCGTTGCCCCCATGGCGCGCTTTTCCAAAAGCAGTTAAATCTATGTTCTCATAAAACAGACAGCACTATTATAACAAGCGAAGCCAGCTAACTGATGAAACCTTTATAAACATATTAATAAAAATCTAGTCGGGATGCACCATCTGAATTTTTTGCTTGACGATGGCTTTGACTGCTTCCCGCGCGGGCACAGAGTATTTGCGCGGATCGGTCGCATCCGGATGCGCGATCAAGTAGCGGCGCAACTCTGACGCAAAGGGCGCTCTGAGCTCCGTCGAAATGTTAATTTTGCTAATCCCGTACGACAGGGAGCGACGGACACTTTCCTCTGACACGCCGGATGCCCCGTGCATGACGAGCGGAATGCTGACGCGCTCCGAGATTGCCTTTAATCGTGCGACATCGAGTTTTGGTTCCTCTTTGTACGTCCCGTGTGCCGTTCCGAATGCTGGCGCCAAAAAATCGATGCCCGTCTCGGCGACGAATGTTTCGGCAGCTTCCGGGTCGGTGTACGTTGCGTCTGCCTCTTCCACGAACAGGTCGTCTTCGACCCCGCCGATCATGCCTAGCTCAGCTTCGACCGGTACCCCAACGGCGTGTGCCAGTTCCACCACTTTTTGCACGAGGGCGACATTGTCGGCAAAAGGCAAGTGTGACCCGTCAATCATAACCGACGTATAGCCGGCGCGTATGCACTGGGCGACGATCTCGTAACTGTCGCCGTGGTCTAAGTGTAACGCAATCGGTACGTTTGCTTTTTCGGCAGCGGCGCGGGCCATCGCCACCATGTACTCCAAGCCGATATAGCGGATTGTACTCGGCGTCGTTTGGAAAATAATCGGTGCCCCTAATTCCTCCGCCCCTTCGACGACTGCCTGCATTATCTCCAAATTATGAGTGGCAAAAGCGGCCACGGCATACCCGTTTTTATAGGCGTCGGTGAGCATCT is a window from the Numidum massiliense genome containing:
- a CDS encoding alkaline phosphatase; the encoded protein is MKKSVWKLSIVTLVASVLFTVLPTAAATNAKVGNVGNVDTGKLAKGKIKNVILLIGDGMGPNYTTAYRYYKNDFFAKEMTPTAFDPYLVGMQTTYPDDQRENITDSAAAATAMATGQKTYNNAIAVDEKNRPLETVLERAKHVGKSTGLVATSEINHATPAAFAAHNESRKNYAAIADDYYDELIDGQHTVDVLLGGGKKYFKRKDRNLVKQFRNDGYNFVTNREQLLNSSSNKVLGLFADEGLPKAIDRGKKIPSLEEMTNAALKQLNKNENGFFLMVEGSQIDWAGHSNDVVGVMSEMKDFEQAFQAAIDFAKKDKHTLVIATADHETGGLSIGSDGAYVWNPEPIKQVKRTPEFMAQKIMSGEDVAAVLTKHIRFRLSDEEIQAVQKAADGGKEAAVAKTISEMIDSRTYTGWTTGGHTGVDVPVYAYGPGSERFAGLIDNTDIGKEIFSVIDKNGRRK
- a CDS encoding alpha/beta fold hydrolase; the protein is MGTTIKEQEAVEIAKESYEDNKTKFEVKMNDGSSTIWKVIEEVKDLETGLHMYVIQNPKTKEVVISFEGTELKKGIRQAANDLREDVNGIFLGQPAYTEKEINIGKDGDLEHNKRLKELLKDPRVKLKDGQLIYENKNQFTAFEDVVNKYIKKYGADNVTFVGHSLGGALAQIYAVKHHANAIVFASADAYQLLTDEEKKKVRDGVYRDKIIAYTYPDDAIGNSFSKAIGSVYYMADPREFKWKWISSHFISNYDDDGLYDDEGYFLPKVLFDGVTGGAISKSPLALKNSGQSNFAILLQTEIMRKYAEAMNESLQQVTNSWEGFKRFPSVHDDAVKSIRSKYNSLVGTGDFDKLTSADVDKALKWLSLSSDGKDQLFYYQFLYDDVLKQLNDLVNDTAEISYHMTEIADKFEEIDRILAEWFNLKQ
- the pfkB gene encoding 1-phosphofructokinase, translated to MITTVTLNAAIDKTYFLNDFALSGVHRVQKMISEPGGKGINVAKVLHRLGLESVATGFVGGHSGEHILALLEARGIRHQFVTVAGESRLCLNLIDETAGIQTEVLEAGPSIGAADWERLKETVAQLAGDSEYVVFSGSLPAGVDSGAYAELVQVVQQRGAKAIVDTSGEPLAKVLAAKPFMVKPNESELAVLLGKEAHTLGIEEIRDAMHRWHATGIPLVAVSLGSEGSLVSYEGTCYKVTPPKVELVNPVGCGDTFVAGMAAGLARGLSSEDTIVLATAAAAANAEERQAGCVAVEKLADLQKRVKVEIVNG
- a CDS encoding class II fructose-bisphosphate aldolase; translation: MALVSSQEMLTDAYKNGYAVAAFATHNLEIMQAVVEGAEELGAPIIFQTTPSTIRYIGLEYMVAMARAAAEKANVPIALHLDHGDSYEIVAQCIRAGYTSVMIDGSHLPFADNVALVQKVVELAHAVGVPVEAELGMIGGVEDDLFVEEADATYTDPEAAETFVAETGIDFLAPAFGTAHGTYKEEPKLDVARLKAISERVSIPLVMHGASGVSEESVRRSLSYGISKINISTELRAPFASELRRYLIAHPDATDPRKYSVPAREAVKAIVKQKIQMVHPD